From the Thermodesulfovibrio thiophilus DSM 17215 genome, the window GCAGATGTGCGAAGATCAATAAAGTTCTGCAAAGAAGGTTCAATTCCAATAGTTGGCATTATTGAAAATATGAGTGGATTTGTTTGTCCACATTGTGGTAGCACAATAGAGATATTTAAAACCGGTGGAGCAGAAAAGCTTGCTCAGGAGTATGAAGTTGCGTTTCTTGGTAAAGTTCCCATTGATCCACAGATAGTTCAGGCTGGAGATGATGGTAAACCATTTATAATTTACTATCCAGAAAGTAAGCCTGCAGCAGCTTTCACAACAATAGTTGACAGACTTACTGAAATGCTAAAAGTTTAGGTATTTATATGATCATTGATATAAGAGTGCTTTTTGATAACTATCCAGCAGAAGAAGGATTTGAAACAGGATGGGGATACAGCTGCTTTATAAAGAGAGGATATGCTGGAATACTGTTTGATACAGGTGCTGATGGGCAAAAATTAATCAAAAACATGCAGAGAGCTGAAATTAAACCAGGTATGATTTCAAGGATAGTAATTTCCCACCCTCATAAAGATCACTATGAAGGATTAAAAGACATAGCAAGCAGGAGTAAAAATGTACAGATTTATGCTGGTAGCTCTTTTTATGATCAAGTGAAAGAAAGTATAGATGATATAAACATTCATAAAGTAAGCACAGAGCCTGTAGAGATAATGAATGGAGTATATCTAACAGGTGAACTTGGAGAGAAAATAAAAGAACTCTCCCTTGCGATAGACACAGGTGGAGGTGTGGTAGTTGTGACAGGATGCGCACATCCTGGATTAATCAAAATTTTAGAAAGAGTAAAGGAAATATTAAATCAAAATGTTTTTGCTCTGGTTGGAGGACTTCATCTGAAAGACTACAGTGAAGAACAACTCAGGCAGTTAGTTGTATATTTAAAATCAGAGGGAATTAAATATATCGCACCTTCTCATTGCACTGGAGATTTTGCAAGGAGCATTTTTAAAGACAGTATTCCTGGATTTATTGAAGCCGGTGCGGGCACACATATCTATGTTGGAGGTTCTTGTGAATATATTTAAACAGTGGTCCATTTGCGTGCGTTTTTATATAAGTTAATCAGAGTGAACCTGGAGAGCAGTCAAGAGTTAAGTTAATTTTACAGTTTGAGCTCAACCATATGAACTGAGCAGGAGATACAGGGATCATATGCTCTTACAAGCATTTCAAGAGCAAGTGTTATTTCTTCCTGAGACTGCTTCATAATTTCTGGAACAAGTTTTAACATATCAAGCTCTATATTTGCAGTATTTTGATTTGTTGGGATAACACAGTTTGCTTCTTTAAATATACCTCTTTCATCACATTCATAATGATGAATAAGTAAGCCTCGAGGAACTTCCACCACTCCAACTCCCTGTCCAGCCCTTTGTGGTAAAGCTCCATGTTGATTAATATCAGGTATAACAATTTCATCTTGGTTTATGCCTTTGTTTAAAAGAATCTCGATAATTCTTATAGCATCTTCTACACAGTGAACACACTCGACAATCTGGGCTACTGTGTTAAGATATGGATTTATGCATTTTGGTTTTAAGTTCAACATATCTGCTGCCTGTTTTGCTTTAGTATGAAGCTTGGCTGAGTTAATGTTAAATCTCGCAAGAGCTCCGACAGCATAGGAGTCTCTGTGCCATTTTGTTCTTTTTGCTGTGGCATAAGCAACAACAAATTCATTTGTCACATTTTTATATTCATACTTGCTCACTCTGTATCCATCAGTTGAGCCAATGTCTCCATAAAGTAGAGGATATTCATTTTCGTCATTAACTAAAGCAACATACTCTGTGTCCCTTTCAAACTCAGGAAAAGTCAGTTTGCTGAATAGTTCAACAGTGTCCTGCATATCTGTCTGTAACTGTATAAGTCTCTTGTGCATTTCTTCAAGTTCAGAATTTGATGGAAGTTTTGTAAATCCTCCAACAACTGCTCCTATTGGATGAACATGTCTTCCAACCAGTATCTCGCAGAGTTCATTACAGAGTCTTTTCATTTTTAATGCACGTCTTATGATATCAGGATTAGACTTTGTTAAAGGAACAAAGCTTGGTACACCAACAAGATCAGGTGCCACCAGTAGATATATATGTAGAATGTGACTGTCAAGCTCTTCATAGTGAAGTAATAGTTTTCTTAAAAGTGTGGTCTGTTCAGTTGGTTTTATTTGTAGTAGATCCTCTGCAGCCTGAATTGAGGCCAGTGTATGTCCGCAGGAACAGATTCCACATATTCTGCATGTTATATGTGGTGCTTCATAGATTGAACGACCTCTCAGGAAAGCTTCAAAAAGTCTTGGAGACTCAACTATCTCAAGTCTGCAGATTTCAAGCTTTCCATCTCTTAGTTCAACTACTATGTTTCCATGTCCTTCAACTCTGGTTAGGTAGTTAACATTGATGTTAATGTTCTGACTCACGACTGATCAAGCTCCCTTGATTTGTTATACATCTGTATTTTTTTCATTAAAAAGTCCTCAGGTATCCGGTATTTTTTAAGGACTTCTTTAAAACCCTCTGTGTTTGGATTTATTGTTAATCCCCTACATCCATAGCATATATTTCCATTGTTTATGCACCACGAGTTACATCCTGCCTTTGTAACAGGTCCCATGCATGTGAGTCCTCTATCATACATGCATACATTCTCATTGAGTTTGCATTCAACGCATACAGGATATTCAGGAACATAGAATGGTATCCCCTGTAGAATGCATTTAAGAACTGTAACAAACTCCGGGATGTAAATTGGACAGCCATTTATAAAGTAATCAACTTTTACTACCTGATGGACTGCTCTTGTTTGTATTGTTGGAAAGAATTTAGAGGAGTCTCCATAAACGTATCTCATTGCTTCAGCAAGCTCAAAGGAGTTTTTCATCCCGTTTACTCCACCAATGGTTGCACATGAACCAAGTGCAACAAGTATTTTGCTTCTATCTCTGATTTTTTTAACTCTCTCCTTAGCATGTTCATCTGTGATGCTTCCCTCAACAAAGGAAACATCAATCTCTTTATCCCACTTTTCAGACATGACTTCTCTAAACTCAACAATCTCTATAATGTCAAGAATATCAAGCAGGGATTCTCCAATGTTTGCTACCTGAAGCTGGCAGCCCTCACAGCAGGCAAAATCAAAAAATGCAACTTTTGGTTTGCTCATCACAGTGCCTCAGCCATATCCATAATTTCTTTAAATGTGAAAACAGGACCGTCTTTACAGCAGTAAAGATTCTGTATCTGACATCTTCCACATTTGCCCATTCCGCATTTCATGTGTCTTTCAAATGACAGAAGAATCTGGTCAACTGGCAATCCCTTTGCAAGAAGCTCCTTTATCACAAATTTGTACATTATTGGGGGTCCCACCACTGCCGCATATGTTCTTATGGGATCTATATCAACACCTGGTATAAGAGAGGTTATCAAGCCAATATTTCCTTTCCAGTCAGGATCTGCTCTGTCAACTGTGCAGGCAAAATGAAGGTCAAGTCTCCTCCCCCATTCCTCTATCTCATCTGAAAAAAGTAATTCCTCCGGAGTTTTGCATCCAAAAAGTATATGTATCTCTCCAAAATCTCTGCGGTTGTCAATTGCATAAAGTATCAGGGATCTCAGTGGCGCAAGTCCAAGTCCGCCAGCAATTATTAAAAGATCATGAGCTTCAATCATCCTTATAGGGAATCCCTTACCATATGGACCTCTTATACCTATTATTTCTCCTACATTTAATCTGTGCATTGATTCTGTTACTTTGCCAACAGCTCTCACACATATCTCAAAATAATCTCTATTAAGTGGAGATGAGCATATGGAAATGGGAATTTCTCCAATCCCCATTAAAGAAACCATTATGAACTGCCCTGGTTCATAATCAAGCCACGAATTGTCCTCTAAAATAACTCTGAAGAGTTTTTCTTTTTCAGTCAATTGCTTTATATCTATAATTCTTGCTTTTTTTACATTATAAGGAGATTTTTTTATAACCACTTTCTCCATATCTTTGTCTCTGACTCCTTTATTAGTGCTGTGAGAACTTCTTTTAAATTAATTTTTGCCATGCATGTTCTTGAGCATCTTCCACAGCCTGTGCAGAAAAACATTCCGTATCTGTCTATATGATATCTGAATTTTCTGTAAAAACGATGCCTCTGTCTTGCTGAACGCTCTCTTCTGAAGTCTATTCCTCCTGCAACCTTTGCAAATGGATCAAGCTGACAGGAAAACCAGACTCTATATCTTTGTCCTGCTTTCAGTGTAAAGTCAACATCTTCTTTAATATCAAAGCAGTAACAGGTGGGACAGACAGATGTACAATTTCCACAACCAAGACACTTCTGCTCAAGTTCTTTCCATACGGATGCATTCCATGATCGATCAATAAGGTCTGGTAGATACCTTCTTTCAGTTGGTACTTCGTTGTTGAATATTCTGTCTTTTTTTTCTCTTAATGCTTTTAGTGCTTCAAAATCATAATTATCCGCAGGCTTAAAGATATTTGCTTGTTTTACTATATCCATGCCTTTAGATGAATGTATGTGTACAATAAAGTAATCTCCAAGGTCAGTAAACATTAAATCATATCCTGTTGTGGGAACATGCGCTCCAACAAAGGAACAGCTCGCATATTCATCACAGTAGGCATTACATTCTAATCCAATGATGGTTATATATCTTTTCCTTATCAGATATGATATGTCTTTTGGTTCGTCAGATAAAACTACATTAAGACATCTCAACCCAGCTATGTCACATGTATGAACACCAAATAATATTAGCTCTTCATATTCGCTAACAGGTTCAACATGTAATGTTTCTTTTGTATCAAACTCTAAGATAGTTTCTTTCTGCGGCATAAAGTATTTCTTTGGAGGAATAATTGTTGGAATATAATTGAGACTCATTTCCTGAGCTGATTTTATTTCCTCAAAGGTATAATTATTAAATCCTTTGTAAACAGGCCCTATCACTTTTTGTGATGCGATAAGACTGTTTATAAAATCATTAAATGATGACTTCTCAATTATCCTATATTGCTCTGTCTTCATTTCAAAGGTTCCTGAAAAATATCAAATTGTAGTTTTTTTAAAACTATTTTGTCAATCTAAAATTTTTACTTTTACAAATCAATTTTTAAAGATATAATAACTGACTTAAATTTAAAATTATCGCAATTATTTATAAAGCGTGGTTGAAAGGAGAGGCTAAGCCTCTCCTTTACGAATTAATCTAAAAGAATTTTTTGAGCCTCTTGCATGTCTGATTCCATTATATAAGGAATACCTGTTATTTCTGAAGCTTCTTTTGTTAGAGCCACAATGTCTCCTCTATCGAGATATTCAAGTGAGAATTTTCTTGCTCCAGCCATGAGTTGTTTGATTCCAAGAGTAAGCCTATCAACAAATGTGTATATTGCAATGGCTGCCCACGGAATCTTTTTGAAGTCCTTACCATATTTATTTTTTAGAGTTTCGGTTGTTATAAATATTTCCTCCACTGAGTTACCATACTTCTGAATGTCTGCAGGAAGCTTTCCGTCCTCGTACCATTTTTGTATATTTTTCCCTACAAAAGCAGGAATCATAAGAGCTCTTCCCATACAAACAGCTTTAAAATAAGGAGCGCCAAGTGCTAAAGCTTTAAAAATATGATCTTCCAGAGAAAATCCACCGGCAATAGCAAGATCAGGTACATATTTCCCTTTTTGTGCAAGCTGTTTTGCAAAATTATAGGCAATTGACTGAAGATAAATTGTAGGAATTCCCCACTCGTTCATCATTCTCCATGGGCTCATTCCTGTACCACCACCTGCGCCATCAATTGTTACTAGATCAATGCCAGCATCAGATGCGAATCTTAATGCTTTTGCGAGATCTGTAATTCTATATGCACCTGTCTTCAAAGATACAAATTTAGCTCCTGCTTTTCTGTAATGCTTAACTGATTTTAAAAATTCTTTATAATCTACCATACCAAGCCTTGAGTGTCTTTCAAACTCTTTAAATTCGCCACCTTTATAGGATTTTTGAACCACGGGATCTTCAGGATCTGGCAGTACAATATATCCTCTTTTCTTTAATTCAAGAGCTCTTTCGAGACTTTTTAGCTTTACTTCTCCTCCGATGTCCTTTGCACCCTGTCCCCATTTAAGTTCAATACATGAAACACCAAGTTTTTCTATTGCATACTCTGCAGAAGCAAGGCGTGTATCTTCAACATTCTGCTGGAGTATAATCTCACCATATCCATCAAACCATTCTTTAAATGCTTCAACTCTTCTTGTCAACTCAGGAGATTTGACTACTTTACCATTTTTGAATTCTGCTTTTGGATCCATTCCTACCACATTTTCTCCGATTACTACCATAATGCCCGATATAGCAGCTCCTATGGCTAGCCCTTCCCAATTATCTTTTGCAATATCGGTTGATCCGAGGGCACCTGTGAATATAGGTAAACGGAGTTTTATTTTATAGTCTTTACCGATTTCTCTTTCCGTATTAACAGCTGGAAATGTAGCCTTATCAGGATGTGGATCTATTCCTACTGCTCCTGTACAGGTTCCCTGAATATTAAGATGGGAATAATCAACAGGATATTTTTTTGTAGCACCAGCAGTGACTTTACCAAAAGGAACTGGATAGACAACCTCTCTTCCTCTAAACGAAGACTTACCAACTTCACAAAAACCTGGACATCCATCAAGACATACTGAACAGATTCCTGAGTACGGTGCTGGATCTGAAACTCTGTTTCGAGTTCCTGTAGCAGAACTCGCATTTGGTTGACCTGAAATAATACTCATAATTAGCCTCCTTAATTAATACTAAATTTAGTTTAGAAATAGTAAATCATTCAGACAAAAAATAAATAATATTTTGCCTTTAAAATTTGTAATAAATCCGATTGATTTATTACATAGTTACAGAAAGAATTTCTAGTTTTTCACCTCCTTCATTTACCCAGTTTGCAGGTACTGCTTTATTAAGGTAAAGACTGCCTCCCTCCTTTAAATTATATGAATCGTTATCAATGAAAAGCGAGACTGTGCCTTTAAGAATATAAATAAAAGCAGACTTTTCTTCAGGTAAAAAATATTTTTCGAGTGCGTAATTTGATTGAACACTGATCAAATATATATCAAAATTTTTATCAGAAATAACTTTATATATTTTTACCTTCTTAAAATTTTCAAGAAGTTGTGATAAAACATTTTTTTCTTCTATTATTTCCCCTATTTTAATTCCTGTTCTCATACTAAGGTATCTCCTAAATAGATAAAATCGATAAGTAAATTAAGGTAATTTATACCTGTTGAAATCTTATATACGGTAAACGGTTACCTCCTTTATACACTCCAAATTATATTATTTTAATCTTTGTCTTTGTCAAGTCTTCTATGTGCTTCAATTTACATATAGGCAGACTTTAAAGAAAAAGCTCAAGATACGTAATATGTTCAAGTATATTTTAACTTTGCATTCAGGTTAAATTGCCTTATACTTTATGTTGTTTTTTGATATTTGAATGCCGATAGAGATAAAAATACAAACTTTAAATAAATCTGTCAGAAGATTGATATTATACTATATTTAAAATTCAAGATCATAATATATAAACTCATGTGGCAGTATGGAAGAATAAGTTACAATATTGACAAAAATGTATTACGATAATTATTCTAAATCTAATAGGTAACCTTTTGCCGATGGAGAAATAAAATGTGCAGATTAGCAGCAATTACTTCAGCAAAATATTTTTCGCCAATGGAGAACATCCTTGCTCTTGAAACGATGAAAGAAGGGCATGATGGTTCTGGTCTTGGCCTGACGCTTAA encodes:
- a CDS encoding P-loop NTPase, which encodes ADVRRSIKFCKEGSIPIVGIIENMSGFVCPHCGSTIEIFKTGGAEKLAQEYEVAFLGKVPIDPQIVQAGDDGKPFIIYYPESKPAAAFTTIVDRLTEMLKV
- a CDS encoding MBL fold metallo-hydrolase encodes the protein MIIDIRVLFDNYPAEEGFETGWGYSCFIKRGYAGILFDTGADGQKLIKNMQRAEIKPGMISRIVISHPHKDHYEGLKDIASRSKNVQIYAGSSFYDQVKESIDDINIHKVSTEPVEIMNGVYLTGELGEKIKELSLAIDTGGGVVVVTGCAHPGLIKILERVKEILNQNVFALVGGLHLKDYSEEQLRQLVVYLKSEGIKYIAPSHCTGDFARSIFKDSIPGFIEAGAGTHIYVGGSCEYI
- a CDS encoding Ni/Fe hydrogenase subunit alpha, which produces MSQNININVNYLTRVEGHGNIVVELRDGKLEICRLEIVESPRLFEAFLRGRSIYEAPHITCRICGICSCGHTLASIQAAEDLLQIKPTEQTTLLRKLLLHYEELDSHILHIYLLVAPDLVGVPSFVPLTKSNPDIIRRALKMKRLCNELCEILVGRHVHPIGAVVGGFTKLPSNSELEEMHKRLIQLQTDMQDTVELFSKLTFPEFERDTEYVALVNDENEYPLLYGDIGSTDGYRVSKYEYKNVTNEFVVAYATAKRTKWHRDSYAVGALARFNINSAKLHTKAKQAADMLNLKPKCINPYLNTVAQIVECVHCVEDAIRIIEILLNKGINQDEIVIPDINQHGALPQRAGQGVGVVEVPRGLLIHHYECDERGIFKEANCVIPTNQNTANIELDMLKLVPEIMKQSQEEITLALEMLVRAYDPCISCSVHMVELKL
- a CDS encoding cytochrome b, whose product is MSKPKVAFFDFACCEGCQLQVANIGESLLDILDIIEIVEFREVMSEKWDKEIDVSFVEGSITDEHAKERVKKIRDRSKILVALGSCATIGGVNGMKNSFELAEAMRYVYGDSSKFFPTIQTRAVHQVVKVDYFINGCPIYIPEFVTVLKCILQGIPFYVPEYPVCVECKLNENVCMYDRGLTCMGPVTKAGCNSWCINNGNICYGCRGLTINPNTEGFKEVLKKYRIPEDFLMKKIQMYNKSRELDQS
- a CDS encoding FAD/NAD(P)-binding protein, coding for MEKVVIKKSPYNVKKARIIDIKQLTEKEKLFRVILEDNSWLDYEPGQFIMVSLMGIGEIPISICSSPLNRDYFEICVRAVGKVTESMHRLNVGEIIGIRGPYGKGFPIRMIEAHDLLIIAGGLGLAPLRSLILYAIDNRRDFGEIHILFGCKTPEELLFSDEIEEWGRRLDLHFACTVDRADPDWKGNIGLITSLIPGVDIDPIRTYAAVVGPPIMYKFVIKELLAKGLPVDQILLSFERHMKCGMGKCGRCQIQNLYCCKDGPVFTFKEIMDMAEAL
- a CDS encoding 4Fe-4S dicluster domain-containing protein — its product is MKTEQYRIIEKSSFNDFINSLIASQKVIGPVYKGFNNYTFEEIKSAQEMSLNYIPTIIPPKKYFMPQKETILEFDTKETLHVEPVSEYEELILFGVHTCDIAGLRCLNVVLSDEPKDISYLIRKRYITIIGLECNAYCDEYASCSFVGAHVPTTGYDLMFTDLGDYFIVHIHSSKGMDIVKQANIFKPADNYDFEALKALREKKDRIFNNEVPTERRYLPDLIDRSWNASVWKELEQKCLGCGNCTSVCPTCYCFDIKEDVDFTLKAGQRYRVWFSCQLDPFAKVAGGIDFRRERSARQRHRFYRKFRYHIDRYGMFFCTGCGRCSRTCMAKINLKEVLTALIKESETKIWRKWL
- a CDS encoding FMN-binding glutamate synthase family protein, producing the protein MSIISGQPNASSATGTRNRVSDPAPYSGICSVCLDGCPGFCEVGKSSFRGREVVYPVPFGKVTAGATKKYPVDYSHLNIQGTCTGAVGIDPHPDKATFPAVNTEREIGKDYKIKLRLPIFTGALGSTDIAKDNWEGLAIGAAISGIMVVIGENVVGMDPKAEFKNGKVVKSPELTRRVEAFKEWFDGYGEIILQQNVEDTRLASAEYAIEKLGVSCIELKWGQGAKDIGGEVKLKSLERALELKKRGYIVLPDPEDPVVQKSYKGGEFKEFERHSRLGMVDYKEFLKSVKHYRKAGAKFVSLKTGAYRITDLAKALRFASDAGIDLVTIDGAGGGTGMSPWRMMNEWGIPTIYLQSIAYNFAKQLAQKGKYVPDLAIAGGFSLEDHIFKALALGAPYFKAVCMGRALMIPAFVGKNIQKWYEDGKLPADIQKYGNSVEEIFITTETLKNKYGKDFKKIPWAAIAIYTFVDRLTLGIKQLMAGARKFSLEYLDRGDIVALTKEASEITGIPYIMESDMQEAQKILLD
- a CDS encoding cupin domain-containing protein, giving the protein MRTGIKIGEIIEEKNVLSQLLENFKKVKIYKVISDKNFDIYLISVQSNYALEKYFLPEEKSAFIYILKGTVSLFIDNDSYNLKEGGSLYLNKAVPANWVNEGGEKLEILSVTM